From Venturia canescens isolate UGA chromosome 3, ASM1945775v1, whole genome shotgun sequence:
AATCGTTATTTTGAGTTTCAagatttcgagagaaagtttgaGGAATGCATTTCGAAATCGGCGGTCAAAACAAAGTTTGAACAACATTCGCAGCGTGGAAAACACATAGCGAAGTATAAATCCTTAAATAAATACTGAGAGTGCACCTCATCCACAGAAATACACTAACAAACTTTATAACTCAtgagaattttagtttgcaGTGATTTGCAATAAATGTTACGGACATTAAGTTCcgataataacaatgaaaaatggtttttactagaaaataaatagaaaatcttaaaaaatattgaaactaATAGTTATTGATAAATCTAtttcttgtttttcaattgaacaaatttttaataactCTTCAACGTTAGTGAATTTCCATAATCATCTTCAATATTCCTCGAATACCCATtctgaaaattattcattaatttttcttgCAGCGAAATTCGTCGAACGCTCGATGAAATTCTCGAGCGTACACAAAAAATGCGAGCTGATCAGTTGATGATAAAGAAAGAGGTTCACGACAAGCTCAACTTTACGGAGCAGCAGTTGATGCTCGTAACACaggaaatgaaggaaaaaattcatcgaatggTGGAAGACGTCGAGCAGAGGGTTTCTAAAGCTCTCAGCGAAGAAATTCGCAGACTCGCTGTTCTTGTTGACGAATTCAGCGTTCCCTTTCATCCTGAGTCACTCGTATTGAATGTTTACAAACGGGAGCTTCATACACACGTCGAAAATGGTTTAGGTTTGTAGAAaatagtttgatttttttatcgacttcCGTCCCctactaataaaaaaataggagTTTGAGGTcacaaaaaacttttttcaggcTCCAATTTACGAGCACGTCTCAGCACGGCGTTGGCAATGAACATGGAAAATTCACAACGTGAAATGACCAATCGCATGTCTGGGCTGCTACCTGACACCAAAAAAGATTTGATGGTCACACTCGGGCCAAGACGTGAgcctttcgaaattttttacagaCTCAACTGCGACAACTTGTGCGCTGACTTTCACGAAGATCTCGAATTTCGTTTCTCGTGGGGTATCACCGCTTTGATTAATCGCTTCGCTGGAAAACAGGGTCATAAAATCGCCATTGCCAATTGTCCACAAGAAGTAAGTTGCTCATAACACGTATTTGgagacaaattgaaaaatctgttGAAAGCCAACGCCACTTTGGTGGaagttttcgtgttttttgcattttttaaatcagaaTAAATTAGTCCagaatcgatcgaaaaatatttcaaccaGCATTTCATTGTTTATTCCTCATTtagattatatttttatatttttacattgTTTTTACATCGTTTTGAACACGAGTAaagttttctaaaaaaaaaatgcgatttttcggttgGAATACGTTTTCATTTAattccattaaaatttttatacatAGCATTCGGATAAAGATCTTGTAACCTTTTCCACTTTAGTTCAATCTCAGATTTGTTTATAtgtattttctaaaatatcGGGATTTGGGCGAATAACATTTCTTGCCACATAAACATTATTTGATCAATCGCAGGATCGAGGGATCGATTTCAATCTcggttttaataattttttcagattccaCCAGCTCTGGTTTCTCCCGCTGACAGCGTTGACTCAATGAAATTCGTAACCAGTGCAGCTGGATTTCCTACACGAAACGATGACTGGTCTCTGGCAACAAGAATCGCAATAGCATCCATAACGTCACAGGGAACGATGGGAGGTCTAATTATTGCTGGTTTTGTaagtagaaaattatattttttaaaaactaagatttttacattttttcatgataaaaactcgctTCAAatcaaacatgaaaatttatatcaGTGCTTAAACTTCATGAATTCTAAACAAAAATGTTCCATATGAGTTAATGTGTGGCCGTTTATTGAAATACATTTGTATTTTGCAACAGATGCTGAAAACCGTTGGTTGGCGATTAATTGCAGTCACCGGAGCTATTTATGGTTCCCTCTATCTGTACGAACGTCTTACATGGACCAACAAAGCTAAAGAACGTGAATTCAAGCGGCAGTACGTTGATCATGCAACCAAGAAGCTCAGACTTATCGTCGACCTTACCTCCGCGAATTGCAGCCATCAGGTTCAACAGTAAGTACTATTTCTACCtctgtgaaaaagttttgtagTTATTGGATcaacttttaaaaaaaattttttcccgaATATTGAGAGAAAACTAAAATACAAAATGACGAGTCAGTTTAAAAACATTTCTGCATTTTCTActtgatagtttaaattaatattaaaattttgaccAAATACGAACAAGACTTggaatgaaaatatcgataaaTTATAGTTTCGGAATAatgggaggaaaaaatattcaaaaaagttagaaaaaaaaatcattagtgCCGAAGAACAGCATCGATTTGTTCAAAGGGAAAGAAAACATTAAATCACGTGTTTACAGAGAATTATCGAGCACATTTGCTCGACTGTGTCATTTGGTGGATGAAGCGACATCAGAAATGGACACAGAGTTAAAAACCATAGCAACGACATTGCGAACGCTGGAGGAAGCAGCAACGAATGCCAAAGTATTGCGCAACAAAGCAAATTATTTAGCGAACGAACTCGAATTATTCGACGCAGCTTACATAAGATCGTTGAATTaggaatggaaaaattaaaaaaccagaaagatgaagagaaaaaggaggatacagagaacgaaatttatttagtAGAGTGAGGCTCAGGGAGCTTGAATAAGGAGGAGAAAAAGCTGCtaatcgaaagagatttttcgATCTTTCTTGTAAGCCATTCtcatgaaataattgaaaaagtgtttgtATGTAAAACTCTAGTCTTAATATCGATGAAAAAGGTATCGAATCGTCGAAAAGCGTTGTAAAATTTTGCGAGAATTTAAGGTATTAGGCGACCGATTACGCACGTACTCTTAAATATGGaataatagatttttttctttttctttttttcgtaacaaagtgacaacaaaattttcattcttcaaagaaatttttacaaaaaataaacaatttgacCGATGGGTTAGTGAATTTATGTGAATCGAGCTATTTGAACTTTATAcaatgttattatttttacttcGAAATTTATACACCGAATGTTGGAACGACGATcgacgtttcttttttttgtttttcaagttTATTACATTTCTGTAATTTTTGACGCACAatgtcatttaaaaaaaaaaaaacagtacgaaaaaaatactttcaagttttgtgaaaatcgagattagaAATCAAACGTTTCACGGATTCATCCGGATACACTCAAATTTCTATTTAGCTGTAGTTTAAACTATgttcttattttattcttatttactGAAAACCGATATATTGCTAGGTTTTATTTCCCACACGAAAGGAAACAAACGAATGTTTATGTTTTTTAGTATGATgtatcaaataaataattcattgttGAAGTTTGAGGTCAGTTTCTATCTTTATCGTCCATTATTTGTTGCGAAATGGGCCCTAATTTAAGCTCTCCGtcattttcatcaattcagtataataatttgtttccatcAGTAAATCTGTATAAACAGCCAAAGACAGAATTTCCTTAGTAATTTTAGCAGAAAGGAAAGCAAATTTACTTGTATTATTTCTTTGCACTcttgacaatattcgacgaatctattttcctttctttcgGATATTTATGTCGAATTCATTGTCATGAAATTCGTCTAATCAGGAGctccaaaatttcaataattttcgaaaactttggcttacgtttaaatttatttttataaactttttgtaaaattatttgttttaattttgaaGAGAATCGTGGTACGTTGAGTCAAATGAGTCAAACTCCAGGAAGTGGTGTCTCGGCAACTTTCATAACAAATGGAGAGAAACAAATTCATACATTTGACGACATTTTGGTTTAGGGTTCCgtattttctttataaatCTTCTTTCCAATCTTTCGAACTATTTCATCACATATTTGAAAAAGTAATGCATCGAATTACTAATTGAAAACAAACTAAActgttttcgtattttccgaTGCATTTGTTCAATGATTAAACTCACGATCAATTCAGGTTGGACTTCACGTCAAGTTTTGTGAATTTAGCTCAtcattcgatttgctgaaagTTTCGTTGCGGACATTTTGTTTAAAAGATATTTTGTTAACTTTTGGTAAATCCTGCCACTAAAAATTCAacctttgaaaaatttcttatctGACGTCGTTCGAGTTTGGCTCTCGCGGAATTCCAATCGCATGAAATTGCTGAGTGAGAAACGCGTCATCCATCGTCAATAGAGACGAATAATGGGAAGAACGAACGGTTCGAGCGAGCTTAGCGATTGTAGTGAATCGAGAATAAGAGCGAGAAAAAGCGCAGCATCGTAGAATGTGCGAATGTGCGGGAGGGGCGGAGGCGGGGGCGAGAGAAGAGCGCATGCAGACAAAGAAGCTCCCGTCACTCGGCAATGATGGACGCCTTTATGAACGACCCCACGGGGTCCCATACATCACTTTTATTACCGCCAGTCCtctcattttcatatttcatatTTACATTTCTAGCCCGATCGTAAATCAGAAAATTTATGGGTAATTAGGCCTTTGTGCGAATCCTTGAGAGAAATGAGAGACGCGGTTACGTGCACGATTTTCGTACAGTTGTAATAACCGTAGACATCATCAACGCGATTTAGTAGTGCGAGCCTCCGGCTTATCGAACGGAAGAGTTTCCGCAGCGACCGTTGCGCAACCTTATTTTCCTTGTGCCCACTATTTTCACCGCGTATAAAAAAGAATTCGGTTTAAAGGAAGATGACGAAGTCAAATCTGAAGCAAAACTGCTTTTTGGCCATTCTCTCTTCTCCTGAATATTCGAAGCTCCAAATTTCTATGCACCAAGGGAAGTGGGGATGGATGAAAACACAGGAAAACTGAgttcattcatttttactttattttttcgtacaattgcaaagattttttaaatctttgcAGAACGTTTTGTTGTGTGCATTTTTAATGACTTTTTGAATTGCGAAAACAGTCTGCTTCTTGAATTCAGTCTTCGATATCTGGTTAAATTATTCgctcgaaatttttcacttttttaaatatttttgtgagcccatttttcgaatatttttatcaaccTTTTCTTGACaattcaagaatttttataaaattttttctccttgctCGCGAATTTGAACCACACTTCCGAATGATAAAAACGATCTCTCCATTAAATTTTCAAGTGGTGTTTATTGCCCGTCAAATTCTTCgttcaaactttattttccattattttttggaTTATTACTCGAACGGAAGTGGAAGAGAACAGGTGCGACCATCACTGTCATCGGAAAGTGCATTTATTTTGGCAAATTGAGAATGTCGTTTGAgatatttgtatttttctcgaatccaCAATCGTTTGTTGAATGATAAATTGGATAGTGGAAATTATAACGACCTCGTAAAAGCTGCTCCTTGAATATGCAAAGATGCGTGTTTTAATGACGCACGCAGGTGCAAACGAAACGTCAGCCGCACTATTCGAGGATCTTGAGTACCTGTTAATGACTCTTTACAACAAAATATCTGGAGACGCACCTCTTGGCAAATGATGTTGTAACATAAAATGTTTTAGCGTCTGCCGTTACGATTATCTGCAAAAGAAGGCTCGTTTAACTCCCATCACAATTGCTGGTGTTTCAGTCGTTAAATCCAAAGAACTCAGTCTGCTGTTCAATGAGTCTCAAAAGTTTTACGATCGTTCGATAAATTCTTGTCAATTCTAAACAattgtatcatttttttttttttttagtaaaacCCTTCTTTTTCACATTTTGTTGGAACTTCAATTCTTTCCATAGAGTTTCCATCAGCGGTTTGTCCTTGAATACGACTTCATCATCGATCGTTTccttcgttataaaaaaacgaagaaaatggtgtataATGAATCTTGGTTATGATGTGCGAGGAAAATTTTCTGTTAAGGACAAAATCCAGGCCGCTTTTGAGCTTCACGCCCGGGATTATAGTGATGCAGAATTTCTGAAATAGTGGAttcttgaacattttttttctgcccAACACGGATCGCTGCAATCGGAATACTGACGAttttcaaaacataaataactTCACCTTCTGATAATAATTTTGCCAAGTTTTTCTGCCGATTTTTGTACTCGGGATCGCCGCGTTGCATACTCGAATTTGTACGGGGAAACTGAACGAACTTGAGTCCGAGTAATTCGTgccaatttattatttttttctagaaaaaaaaataagtcttCGCGACCGAACGGTTATCGCGAATGCAATCTAAAAAGGAATGAAAAGGTTCATTATGCGGGccgcgagaaaaaatgagacgcGGTGCGGCGAAGAATAAAGTTGCACAATAACGATAGatcattgaataaaagaataaTGTTCTGCTGcagttagtgaaaagtgggaATGTCGTTATAAgctcgaaaatatgaaaaagctCGAAGCGATTTGCCAGGAGCAAGAGAACGGATCCAAAAAGTCGTTGTCGCCGAGGGATCGAATGAATCTTGAAACGGGAGTCATTTCTACGAGAGCGCTACCAAAGGCGTGAAGGGGGATGGGGACGCGGGGGCGGGCGCGGGTGGTCTAAGCACGACGCCGAGAACAACGACGCCGTTAGCTCGCTTCATATCTTAATGAGCCCTTGTCGTTTAAACTTTGCTCACTCTGGCAAAGAGCGGCTTGGTGTTACGCGGCGGAGAGCTGGAGCACACGAAAATCAACCCCTAAGATCCTCTCCTTAATCCCTTTAATTAGTGCCCATAAATTACGAGTATATAGTTAGATAATGCTCTTTGTGGTTAATTTATGTATCCAGATGGTTGTTCCCTCTTCGGTGTATTGACCCGCAAAGGGTTAAAACTTTCGTACGTCGGGGGCTGTCGAAAAAGCAGCGCGTAATAGTGCGGATACCGCTTCAACAAACGCGGTTTGttgtttcaataaatattgaagctCGTAGTGTCTTGAGACTATTGAAAGTTCACGAATTTGAAACTCTCAACTTATAGGAATGTCTGCTCGAAAAGGCATTCGAGATATGGTACGAAAAAAACCTCTAACCTTGCGCTCGcagactttttcaattttcatcttgTGCCTATGAATCCCAGCGATATTGCTCCATCTTCGAGTGTTATTACTTGATAAGCCAAACTTTCGAGCGAGCGAATATTCCATGCGAATCTCATGGTTTTGTAGATAGTCTTCGTAGTTTAGGGAACGCGGGGCTTGAGGAATATCGAATCGATCAGTCGCATCGCAGAAATTCCTAATTTTTGGTCTGAACGTTTATTTTGAAGCGAATAGTCGCTCATCGTTCGATGGAGTTTTTGAGACGCTTCCGGAGGCTGCAAACACGTGATGAGTCAACGAGTTAAGTTCGTAGTCGGGTTTCccttttcaaaactttgacAAAATGCAAGTTTCTTGTGAGAGTCCAATTTTCTGTGGCTTTCTTGATTTAGAGACGTAAGAGTGACCGGGCGTAATGTGCGTTTATTTACTTTAGTGCTCACCTGTTGCAGCAACCGAGTTTCTTACCCGAACCGTGAATTTCCTAACTCTTCCCCGGCCGCATACTGCGAAGAAGCCTTGGCTTCGTgcataaacttttttctgacTGGTCAGTCGAGCCGTCCCTGTTGAGCAGGAATCTCGATTCAGACTTTCAAATTCTACGAAGAAATTCAATACTTTGGTTTCCGTCGATTggtcaaagaaaaaataatcagcCAACAGTCATTTAATTCGAAGAACTCAGCTCGAATCCTACGACTTTGGGAGCTCAAACGAACCTCGTCAAATGTAGCTGAAAGATCAGGGtccaaaatattttatcgacGTTCTTTATGTCCTCAAACAGCAAGCTCGTCGTTTTTAACAGAATTTTAACTCTCTTGACAGTTGCGAAGGCATGAAATTTCAACGTGGCGACTAAAGTTCTCACTGGTAATAGAAACAAGCACGAAATGACCAAAAAAAGGTGAATCTTCTCTTCATTATCCATCATACTTACGAGCCGACGTCCGCGATggacaaaataatttgaaaaaaatatcgtgaaaAGCTTAATTAGCGATGGTCAAATGAGCGAGTCCAATATTTCTTGTGAATCGTTGAATTTCGTGAGTTTCCATTCCGTTTTGGTATTAAATTGCTGCAGCTTATGGACAGGTCAATTGAACAGATGCCAGATGAGAGAGGCATTAGAAAATTAGAACTGTGGGAAGAGCCGGTTAAAGAGAGGTGACAGGAAGCATCGATAGAAGAAGTAATACACGGAAAAagggaatgagaaaaagaggatAGAAAAGTGGCGTAAAAACGAGGCGGTGGGTGACGCGTCATTGCCTGCACGTGCATTGATACCGATATTTATGTTCGCCAGTTAATCATGTCATAGTCGTTTGATTTGTCGTTGGCTTTTATGGAGGGGAATTAAAACGTTCATTTCGCCACAGACACTCGCTAACATTGACCGTCCTCCTGTACAGCACATACGTACATGAGTTATTTGCGTCGGTGCACGCGCCAGCATGGGACACAAATCCCTCCCCCCTTTGCCCCGCACGATCAAACTCTCGTCCCGCAAATCGCGAGCTTTTTGCAAAATTAGAGAACGTTCTGCGCTCCCGATGAACGGATAAAAACGCCGAGTTATGTGTGCACGGATGTGCGTGTGCCGGGCAAGGAGGGGGGAGCGAGGAAGAGTAATAGAGCTGATTTTTTTACCTCACGTatgtatgaaaatattatgCGAACGAGATAAATATTTAGGGCGAATGTTTCATGGAGGAGGATCGCGTTAACCCGCTATCGATTGAATGTTGTTTCAACGAGATTCCGTCCCGCATGTATATCCGTTATGGTGGAACGTACTCAGGGTGTCTAATTTTGACCAGAACAtaaatttcatgacttttaaggctttttaagtcaaggaacaggaatttttcatgacttttcttatggttctgatactttttattcatcttttaattataaaaaaattcaataaaaataacaaagaaatgatattttattttgaaataaagaatctttttttcttacaaactattcattcgatattcgtttttatatcgatGATGAGTATTGACGAACCAGACATTGTCGCCACcccgcgaattttgaaatcatgttgaagaaaaccaaaaaatcgacaatgacaatgagcgttgcagagatcttaaaaaatcaggttgtttggtcatttttcatgacatttaatgattttttcaggtccgagtgtaatttcatgacatttaagaattttcatgacttttcaggTCGTTAGACACCCTGGTACTTTAGTTTTCGACTGGATTTTTGGCTTTTCAAGTAGTTGCAGGATAATTAGGAATAACGCAGTATGCTCGAAAATAACACTGCGGTGTTGGCATTCGTCGGGATTTTTTGGttactgtaatttttttttgatgataGCAACGGTTAATTGGATACTGATATCGTGGACTTGGGTATTAAATTCGTTATAATTCGCCGGAtgaacgaaattttatcatctcACGCTCACGAAGCATCTTCTTGTATTTTGCGTCGGGTGCTGCTTTTGCAATTTGTTTGAAGAGCCCTGGCCGGCCGCCCCTCTCAGATGAGGCATGGAAAGGACAGTTGTGAGAAACTGAGAAATCAAGGGGCACAGGATGAAGGAGTTTGGAAACTTGATTCGATTTTCTCTGGCGAAGGTACCAAAAGAGAACACCGCTTCGCTAATTAATTGACGTCTCTAACCTTTGTCGACGAGACGTCAGATACGGCTGAGCACTGTGACGCCCGAAGGCTTGCATTTGTGGTTGGGTTCTTAGCGAAGAAGTCTCTTTGTCGTCGTAGGATTCGGTTTACCTCTATCGTCTGTTGCTCTCTCCTTTTTGAGGTCGCTAACAAGGCGAACCATCCGCGGGCGAGTAATGTCGCTCGCTCCTCCGCCTCCGCTTTACAATACATGCTCTTAGTCCTTTGCTTTACCGTACACATCAGCCACAGCCCGCTTCTAAGCCAATCATCTTCTTAGTAAGCAAGTTTAAtcgaattgaaattgaatccGGTGGGAGATAATAATATTCCATGCGTTTGGATATGTTTTGTACACGGTTGCTCGTACGCGCATACTACAGTGCAGTTACCCTGCCAAATATCACGAAATTAAAGCATGATTTCTTTGATCGAATGACGGggacaataataatgaaacgTAACGGAGCCGAATGGCATGACCCCCCAACAGAGTATGGCGATTGAAATCTTGGTCATTTCGGAAGTCTAATTTGTAGGTGGAAGATTCATTCTGATGTTCTTCGACACATCAGACATTTACCAAAAGCCAATTCAGTGTTTTCTTTTAGTCACTGGGATCTGCGAGGACTGCGCTAAGGAAATCGATTCGGATCAATCCACAAATTCACTCAAAGAATAAACAATAGTTTGCCCCTTTCGATGATGCGTCATCGCCGGGATATTGTAATGCCTTAACTGTCGACGATTCCCAAAAGATGTGCGAATGATTCAAgcaaataacgaaataaagtTGGGAAGAAGTCGCATTACACGATGCCACTGTGCTCTCTTCCTAGGAGCGGTCTTTCTAGGAGAAACTAGCTTGTGCGTTTTGTGATCGTGTGAAGGATGAAACGAGTGGTGCTGAAAACG
This genomic window contains:
- the Marf gene encoding transmembrane GTPase Marf isoform X2; its protein translation is MAAYINRTISMIGADSQLRKNDARTENSPLQIFVKAKKKINDIFGEIEDYVEDTVGFMQSLRDDRNIVNNDETTYVEGYIDKVRGIQDVLKRDHMKVAFFGRTSNGKSTVINAMLRDKILPSGIGHTTNCFLQVEGSENGESYLMTDGSNEKQSVHSVGQLGHALCKEKLCESHLVRIFWPKEKCLLLRDDVVFVDSPGVDVTPNLDEWIDKHCLDADVFVLVANAESTLMVTEKNFFHKVSTRLSKPNIFILNNRWDASASEPEYLDEVRAQHQERAIDFLAKELKVYSPKDAEDRIFFISAKETLQARMQEQRGLPAHNGALAEGFQNRYFEFQDFERKFEECISKSAVKTKFEQHSQRGKHIANEIRRTLDEILERTQKMRADQLMIKKEVHDKLNFTEQQLMLVTQEMKEKIHRMVEDVEQRVSKALSEEIRRLAVLVDEFSVPFHPESLVLNVYKRELHTHVENGLGSNLRARLSTALAMNMENSQREMTNRMSGLLPDTKKDLMVTLGPRREPFEIFYRLNCDNLCADFHEDLEFRFSWGITALINRFAGKQGHKIAIANCPQEIPPALVSPADSVDSMKFVTSAAGFPTRNDDWSLATRIAIASITSQGTMGGLIIAGFMLKTVGWRLIAVTGAIYGSLYLYERLTWTNKAKEREFKRQYVDHATKKLRLIVDLTSANCSHQVQQELSSTFARLCHLVDEATSEMDTELKTIATTLRTLEEAATNAKVLRNKANYLANELELFDAAYIRSLN
- the Marf gene encoding transmembrane GTPase Marf isoform X1, translating into MAAYINRTISMIGADSQLRKNDARTENSPLQIFVKAKKKINDIFGEIEDYVEDTVGFMQSLRDDRNIVNNDETTYVEGYIDKVRGIQDVLKRDHMKVAFFGRTSNGKSTVINAMLRDKILPSGIGHTTNCFLQVEGSENGESYLMTDGSNEKQSVHSVGQLGHALCKEKLCESHLVRIFWPKEKCLLLRDDVVFVDSPGVDVTPNLDEWIDKHCLDADVFVLVANAESTLMVTEKNFFHKVSTRLSKPNIFILNNRWDASASEPEYLDELVDEQKEVRAQHQERAIDFLAKELKVYSPKDAEDRIFFISAKETLQARMQEQRGLPAHNGALAEGFQNRYFEFQDFERKFEECISKSAVKTKFEQHSQRGKHIANEIRRTLDEILERTQKMRADQLMIKKEVHDKLNFTEQQLMLVTQEMKEKIHRMVEDVEQRVSKALSEEIRRLAVLVDEFSVPFHPESLVLNVYKRELHTHVENGLGSNLRARLSTALAMNMENSQREMTNRMSGLLPDTKKDLMVTLGPRREPFEIFYRLNCDNLCADFHEDLEFRFSWGITALINRFAGKQGHKIAIANCPQEIPPALVSPADSVDSMKFVTSAAGFPTRNDDWSLATRIAIASITSQGTMGGLIIAGFMLKTVGWRLIAVTGAIYGSLYLYERLTWTNKAKEREFKRQYVDHATKKLRLIVDLTSANCSHQVQQELSSTFARLCHLVDEATSEMDTELKTIATTLRTLEEAATNAKVLRNKANYLANELELFDAAYIRSLN